The Macaca nemestrina isolate mMacNem1 chromosome 12, mMacNem.hap1, whole genome shotgun sequence genome contains a region encoding:
- the LOC139357334 gene encoding olfactory receptor 2AG1, protein MELQNSTLGSGFILVGILNDSGSPELLCATVTVLYMLALTSNGLLLLAITMEAGHHVPMYFLLGQLSLMDLLFTSVVTPKALADFLCRENTISFGGCALQMFLALTMGGAEDLLLAFMAYDRYVAISHPLKYMNLMSPRVCWLMVATSWILASLSTLVYTVYTMHYPFCKAEEIRHLCKFPPLSKLACADTARYELMVYVMGVTSLIPSRAAILASYTQILLTVLHKPSNEGRKKALVTCSSRLTVVGMFYGAATFTYVLPSSFQSPKQDNIISVFYTIVTPALDPLIYSLKNKEVMGALRRVLGKYMLPAHSML, encoded by the coding sequence ATGGAGCTCCAGAACTCCACCTTGGGAAGTGGCTTCATCTTGGTAGGGATTCTGAATGACAGTGGGTCTCCTGAACTACTCTGTGCTACAGTTACAGTCCTGTACATGTTGGCCCTGACCAGCAATGGCCTGCTGCTCCTGGCTATCACCATGGAAGCTGGGCACCATGTGCCCATGTACTTCCTGCTTGGGCAGCTCTCTCTCATGGACCTCCTGTTCACATCTGTTGTCACTCCCAAGGCCCTCGCGGACTTTCTGTGCAGAGAAAACACCATCTCCTTTGGAGGCTGTGCCCTTCAGATGTTCCTGGCACTGACAATGGGTGGTGCTGAAGACCTCCTACTGGCCTTCATGGCCTATGACAGGTATGTGGCCATTTCTCATCCTCTGAAATACATGAATCTCATGAGCCCAAGAGTCTGCTGGCTCATGGTGGCCACATCCTGGATCCTGGCATCCCTAAGTACCCTAGTATATACCGTGTACACCATGCACTATCCCTTCTGCAAGGCCGAGGAGATCAGACATCTCTGCAAATTCCCACCCTTGTCGAAATTGGCCTGTGCTGATACCGCTAGATATGAGCTCATGGTATATGTGATGGGTGTGACCTCCCTGATTCCCTCTCGTGCTGCTATACTGGCCTCCTATACACAAATTCTACTCACTGTGCTCCATAAGCCATCAAATGAGGGGAGGAAGAAAGCCCTTGTCACCTGCTCTTCCCGCCTGACTGTGGTTGGGATGTTCTATGGAGCTGCCACATTCACGTATGTCTTGCCCAGTTCCTTCCAGAGCCCCAAACAAGACAACATCATCTCTGTTTTCTACACAATTGTCACTCCAGCCCTGGATCCCCTCATCTACAGCCTGAAGAATAAGGAGGTCATGGGGGCCTTGAGGAGGGTCCTGGGAAAATACATGCTGCCGGCACACTCCATGCTCTAG